In the Terriglobia bacterium genome, CGGCGTTGTGCATCATGGTGCGCGCTTCTTCGTCGCGCGGATGCTCATAGGAAACCGGCAGGTACTTGAATGCCAGTTGAAGGGCCTGCATCGCGTTGGCGTCGGTATAGGGTGAGGCATAAATGGAAACCGCCGCTTCCAGCGCGTGAGTCAGGCAATCAATGCCTGTGTCCGCGGTCAGGCCTTTGGGCATGGACATCACGAACTGCGGGTCCACGATGGCAACATCGGGAGTCAGCGAGTAGTCGGCGAGGGTGACCTTGCGCCCGCGTTCTTTGTCGGTCAGGACGGCAAACGGGGTCACTTCGCTGCCCGTGCCGCTGGTGGTGGAAATGGCAATCAAGCGCGTGTGGTTGATCTTTTCTGTCGGGTACTGCACCACCCGCTTGCGGATGTCGAGAAACGGCGCGCCCAGCTCTTCCAGGTCGGCCTGTGGCGATTCATACTTCAGCTTCATGATCTTGGCGGCGTCAATCACCGCCCCGCCGCCGAGCGCGACGATCTGGTCCGGTTGGTACAGGTTGAACTCGGCGACGCCTTGGGTGATGACCTTGACCTCGGGCTCGGCATCGGGAATCACCGTGACATGGACGCGCGTCCCGGGCGGCAGGTGGCGACGGACAACGTCCACGTGCCCGATCTGCTCCAGCGCAGCGTTGGTGACGATGATGGTGGAGCGCGACGCGAACTGGCGCAGGTTTTCCACCGCGTTCATGTTGAAATAAATCTGATTGGGAATGCGGAGCCACATGTGCGCCGGTGTCCTCCGAGCCACGCGTTTGATGTTGAGGTAGTGATAGACATTGACGTTGTCCATGGTGCTGTTGCCGCCGCCGGTGCCGCAGCCGAAGGAAAACGTCGGCACCATGTCGTTGTACACGCCGCCCAGCGCTCCGATGGATCCCGGGGAATTGACGATGATCCGCCCGGCATTGATCACCTCGCCGAACTGGCGGATGATGTCCTCGTTTTTGGAGAAAATTACCGCCGTATGTCCGAGGCCGCCGGCGTGGTTCACGGCCACGCACACCTTGAGCGCCTCCTCCACCGAATGCGCCCGATAGACCGCGAGCACGGGAAACAATTTCTCCACCGAGAGGGGATGCTCGCGACCGACACCCGTAATCGGCGCAATCAAGAGCTTGGTCCTGGGCTTCACCTTGAGGCCGACCAGACGCGCGATATCGGAGGCTCTCTGGCCGACGGCCATCGGCTGCATGCATCCGGTTTCGGGGTCAATGACGGTGCGCCCCAGCAGTTCCGTCTCCGCCTGATTGCAGATGTGCGCGCCCAACTCCTCGAATTTCTTCAGCACGACGTCATAAATTTCGTCGTCCATCACCACCGTCTGCTCGGAGGCGCAGATGGTTCCGTTGTCGAATGTCTTGGAAGTGATGATGTCCACCACGGCCATGTCCAGGTCCGCGGATTTTTCCAGGTAGACCGGCGTATTGCCCGGCCCAACGCCCAAGGCTGGTTTTCCCGAACTGTAGGCGGCCTTAACCACCGACGGCCCGCCGGTCGCGTCAATCAGTCCGACATCCTTGTGGTGCATCAGGTAGTCGTTGTCCTGCAAAGTGTGGGATTCCAAGCAGGTGAAGACGCCTTCCGGCGCGCCGTGTTTCAGCGCGGCGTCGTACATGATCCTGACGGCGTCGGAGCAACAGCGCCAGGCGTTCGGATGCGGGCTGAAGATGACCGCGTTCCGCGTCTTGATCGCCATGATGCACTTGAAGAGCACCGTCGAAGTGGGGTTGGTGATCGGTGTCATGGACAGGATGACCCCGATGGGCTCGGCCACTTCCACCAGCCCGCGCTCCGGAAACTCGCGAATGGCGCCCACCGTACGCTTGTCTTTGACGTAGTTGTAGACAAACTCGGTGGCCACCATGTTCTTGAGGAACTTGTCTTCCAGCACGCCCAGCCTGGTTTCCTCAATCGCCAGCCGCGCCAGATCATGAGCGTGTTCCAGACCGGCCAGCACCATGGGTTTGACGATCCGGTCTACGTCCTCTTGCGTGTACTGCTTGAAGGCGGCGGCGGCGGTCCTGGCCTGGCTGACGAGCCCTTCCAGGCAGGCAATTCTTTCTTCGCCCAGAACCGGGATTTTCCTTGTGTCGGCATCGAACGGGCGAGGGGGGCGGAGTAAATCTTGGGCACGGGCAAGGGTGGTCATGGTGCCTTCTCCCGCATTTGGCGAGCCAACATGCCATGCTACCCGGGCTCGGAGCCGCGGGAGCAAATTAGAACGACGAATGTGTTGGGCCGATGCCAAATTGGAACATGAGAGGGGCGCGCCAGGGTGTGCCGTGGGTCACATCGCCTGGGTTACCTGGTCACCGAAGGAGAGGCGCCGGTGGGAGCTGACTCGGCAGCGTCATTCCAAGTTGTTTCCGCCGCGGGCACGATGAACGACATCGCCCGTTCCGCCAGGGCGGTGATGGTCAGGCTGGGATTGACTCCGAGATTCGTCGCCACCACCGACCCATCGCACACGTACATGTTCTTGTATCCGAAGACGCGGTGGCGATGGTCGACCACGCCGCGCTCGGGCGACTCCGCAATCACGCAACCCCCGATGCAGTGCGCCGTTCCGGGAACGTTGAACAGGATCTCCGGGAGCATGCTCATGGGCGTGCCCCCGGTGAGGCGCGCGAACTTTTCCGCAAAATCGTTGGCCGCGGGAATGTAAGCCGGGACCTTGTCGCCGCGGCTGACCAGAAACTTGCGAAACGGCCAGAACCACGGGCGCTTCCAGCGCATTTCGATGTGTCCATCCAGCGCCTGCATGCAGAGCAGAATCACCGACTCCCGCGCCCATCCCCAGGGTCGAAACAGGCGCAGAGTTTTGAAGGGGTGGCGCAGCAGCGCGCGCGCCATGTTCGCCAGCCACAGCAGAATCCTTCTCGGTCCCGGGCGGCCGCCGGTCAGGATGGTGGACATTAGGCTCATGGTGTCGGAGCCGCTGGGGTACCGCACCGCTTCGATGTGGGTGTGCTCGTCAATGTAAATCCCCGACCCGATGGCCACGCCCGTCGACAAATCTTCTTTGCAGTCCGGAACGCGCACGCCGATCAGCGATTCGGAATTGGTGCGCACGTGCTTGCCCAGCTTGTCGCTGATCGCCGGCAACGAGCCGCATTCCTTCAGGTGAAACATCAGCTCCATGGTGCCGAGCGACGATGCCGCGAACACCACGCCGCGGCAGGTGAAGCGTTGCGGGCGGCGGCGTATCCACGCGGTGGACTTCTCGGTACGCACCTCGTAACCGGCGCTGCCGTCGGAGGCGCCGCCGAGCGGTTTCACGTCCACAACTTGCGTTTCCGGAAAAACTCGCGCGCCGTGCTTTTCCGCCAGATAGAGATAATTCATGTCGAGGGAATTTTTCGCGCCGTGGCGGCAGCCCATCATGCAGCCACCGCAGGCGCGGCAGGTAGTCCGCTCCGGACCTTCTCCCCCGAGGTAGGGATCGGGAAAGGTCGTGCCGCCCTGCTCTCCTTCCGCCGCCTGGAAAATCGCGACGCTGGTGCGATAAAAACTCTGTCCAACTCCCACGGCTTCGGCCGCTTGTTTCAGCAGATGATCCGCCGGACCGAGAATCCTGTTCTCGGTGACGCCGAGCATGGTGGACGCGGCTTCATAGTGCCGCGGCATCTCGCTTTGCCAGTCCGCCAGGCCGTTCCATGAGCCCGAAGACCAAATCTTGTCCGGCGGGCGCAGCAAGGTGGCAGCGTAGGTAATCGAGCCGCCACCGACGGCGCAGCCATGCAGGATGGTGACATGGCGGAAGTACCGCATGTTGAAGAACCCGCGCAGCGCCAGCTTCGGACGCCAGAACCAGCGGTGAATCGACCAACTGGTGCGCGGGTAATCGTCGGCGGTCCAGCGCCGGCCCATCTCCATGACCGCGACGCGATAGCCCTTGTCCACCAAGCGGTGCGCGCTCACACTGCCGCCGAACCCGGAGCCGATCACAATGAAGTCGAAGTCGAATTGCTGATTGCCGCCGGCCATCTCAGCCCGCAATATACTCTGGCCGGCGTCGGTTCGCCGGAGCTTATTGCACGAGCGGGCTGGAACAAGCGATCAAGCGCTCGTCGAGCACCGAGTTAACGGCCGCCTGCGACGAGTTGCTGCCGGCATCGACCAATGCCGCCGCGGGACGGCAACCGCGGATCGCCGCGGATCTTCACGGATCGAATGTCTTGTTGTTCTGATCCGCGTGAATCCGTGGGAATCCGCGGTTAAGTTTCCTCTAGTGCCCTTCCCCCGCCTCCAGCGTCACCTTGCCTTTGAACATCCGGTACACGAACACGAAGTAGCCGATCGCGATCACGATGCCGATCGACCACCACACCAGGCCCACGGATAGGCCATGGCGCGCGGCGGCGGTGTTGTAGATGGTCAGGCTGTTGGTCTGATTCATCGCCGCCGGCAGAACGTCGGGATAAATTCCGAACGCGGCGCCGCCCAACATTCCCGCAACGTAGGCGGACGAGCACAGGAACGCCGCCTTCTCCCGGTACTCGGTGGCGAAGTACAGCACGCCCGCCAGGCTGGCGAAGACGATCAACGGGATCGCCAGGCCGATGGGCCAGCGCTTGTAGTTGTCCACCACGTCCAAATGCACGCGGATGGTGAGCATCAAGCTGATGAAAGTAAGCGCCAGGACCACGGGCCAGGTCGCCAGCGCAATGCGGCGGGCGCGTTCGTTGACCGCGCCATAGGTCTTGTGCGCGATGTAGAGCGCGCCATGCATGGTCAGCGTGGCCAGCGCCATCACGCCCGCCATCACGGTGAACCAATCCAGGATTCCCGGATGCGGCCCGACGCGCCAGTTCGTCCACAGCGGCTCGAAGAAGTAGCCGTCGCTGTTCAGCGGCACGCCGCGCACCACGTTGCCCAGCGCCGCGCCGAAGAAAATTGCCAGCAGGATGCTGGAAACGGAAAAGATCACGTCGAAGAAGCCGCGCCAAACGTGGCTTTCCAGGTGAGTGCGAAATTCGATGCCGATGGCGCGCAGCATGAGCAGCCACAGCACCATCATCAGCGGAAGATAAAAGCCGCTGAAACTGGAGGCATAGAGCAGCGGAAAGGCGAAGTAGAGAGTGCCGCCGGCGGCCAGCAGCCAGACTTCGTTTCCGTCCCACACCGGGCCGATGGCGCGCAGGATGGTGCGGCGCTCCTCGTCGGTGCGGGCGGCGATGAGGTGAATGATGCCGGCGCCGATATCGAAACCGTCGAGCACCACGTATGCGACCAGCATCAGGGCGACAATCACGAACCAGAGCGTTTCCATCACCGCACCTCCGCCAATTCAGGTTCGTACACCGGCGGTTTTAGTTTGGCCGGCGCGGCCTCCTCCGGCCCGCGCTCGATTTCGCGATAAATCAGGAAGAGGAACAGGAACGAGAGCACGGTGTACATGCCCATGAAGCCCAGCAGCGTGAATAACCCGTTGCCCGCCGAGACCATCGTGGAGTAGCCGTCTGCCGTGCGCAGCAAGCCGTACACCAGCCACGGCTGGCGGCCGACTTCGGCGGTCATCCAGCCGGCGGTGTTGGCGATGTAGGGGAAGGGGAAGCTGAGCATCAGGATCCACAGCGCCCAGCGCGCGTCAAACAGTTTCTTGCGCCACAGCAGCCCGGCCGACAGGATCATGACGGCGATGAAGATCGTCCCCAGCCCCACCATGATGTGGTAGCTGTAGTAGAGCAGCGCGACGTTCTCCGGCTGGTCCCGCTTGGGAAATGCGTCCAGGCCCTTCACCTCGGCGTTCCAGCGCTTATAGGTGAGGAAGCTCAGCATCTTGGGCACGAACAGCGGGTTGTCGATTTTCTGCTGCACGGTGTCAGGTTGCCCGATGATGACCAGCGGCGCGCCGGGCTGCGTGGTGAACAGCGCTTCCATTCCCGCCAGCGTCGCCGGCTGATGGCGTGCGACCATGCGCCCCTGGCCGTCGCCGGTGGGAAATACTTGCAGGATGGTGAAGATAACGCCCGCAATCACGCCAGTGCGGATGTAGATCTGCGCCTGATCTTTGTGCTGGTGGCTGAGCAGGTAGAAGGCGCCGACCGCGGCCATGACGAACGAGCCGGTGATCACGGCGCCGCTCATGTTGTGGGCGTACTGCCAGCCCGCCCACGGATTCAGCACCAGCGCCCAGAAACTCTGGAGCTGCACGCTGCCGTTAGGCATGCGCACATAGCCGGTGGGATGCTGCATCCAGGCGTCGGTGGCGACGATGAAGTAGCCCGACAGCCACGATCCGGCAAAAACCATGAACCCGCTGAACCAGTGCAGCCTGGGACCCAGCCGCTTCTCGCCGTAAAGGAACAGGCCCAGGAACGTGGATTCCAGAAAGAAGGCGAACATGCCTTCCATGGCGAGCGTCTGGCCGATGACCCCACCGGCCCACTGCGAGAAGTGCGCCCAGTTGGTGCCGAACTGAAATTCCATGGGGATGCCGGTAACCACGCCGAGCACAAAGTTGATACCAAAAATCTTCGCCCAGAAGCGCGCCGCGCGGCGGTAGCGCTCGTCGTTCTTCCACAATGCCAGCGACTGCAAGACGACGATCAGCGGCGCCAGGCCCATGGTCAGTTGCGGAAACAGATAGTGATAGGTCACGGTGAAGGCGAAGTGCAGGCGATGAATGATGAGTGCGCTGTCCATAAATGATCTCGATGTTGTTGGAAACTGCTTGGCTGCCGGGCCAACGGAATTAATTCAGCGACGAAGCCCCACAGCAATGCCGCGAACGTAATAATCCGAGTACAGTCTCGCAACCGGCTTCCAGTTTGGCTGTGATGGCAGTCACATGGGAGGAGGAAGTTGCAGTTTCACTTTCGGTGGTTGCCGGTTATCGGTTTGCGGTTGTCGGTTCTTAGCTGATCGAGCAAGCGGGATTCGCGCCGTCATTCACAGCCAAGAGCAGTCTCAGAACTGAAACTGAAACTGAAACTATTTTTTCGTTCGCTGGCGGACTTCGCGTCTGCGCCCAGCATCCTCGTAGCGGCGTTTTTCGTCCTCGGTTTCGGGAATGACCGGCGGGACGGGGAGGTGGCGCCCGTCGCGGTCCACGGCGACAAAGGTCAGCAGCGCCGAGGCGACCTGCGAATGCGCTCCCTTGATGTAGTTCTCCACCAGGACCTTGACGCCGACTTCCATGGAAGAATGGAACGCGCGATTGACGGATGATTGCAGGATCACGAAATCGCCGACACGCACCGGAGTGAGAAAATCCACGTGGTCCATGGAGGCGGTGACGACATAATTTCGTGAATGGCGGTGCGCCGCCATCGCTCCCGCCAGGTCAATCCAGTGCATCAGCCTGCCGCCGAGCAACGAGCCGAGCGGGTTGGCATCGTTGGGCAGAACGATTTCCGTCATCTCCGATTGCGATTCGCGCACCGGGCGCGGCTCCAGCTTCAGGTTCTCCTGGGCCGTTCGTTCCTGTGACATCACTGACCTTTCTGGCGAGTCTTCAATCGCCAGTCTTCAGTCGCCAGTCTTCAGTCGTCAGGTTTTCCTGAAGACTAACGTCTGAAGACTGAAGACCAGCCGCCACACCTGAGCGGTGCAGATAGGAGTCCACATAGCACTCGGCCATCTTCTGGATGCGCGCGTCGGCGTGCGAGGAAGACCAGCGGCCGGCGGCGGCATCGAATTCCAGCATGCCATGCTCGCCGGGCGCATGCGCGATCTCGCAGACGAACTGCACGCTCAAAATTTGATCGCGGTCGCGCGCCAGGGAAAACCGCACCGCGTCGGACGGCCGCTGGCGCGGCAGCCGCGGACACGCCCGCGCGTATCCCAGATTGCAGCCCTCCCGCAGTTCGTCATCGCTGGGCCGGGCGCCCTCGTGGCCGGGCGCGGTGCAGTGGCCGGTCCATGCATCGCCCAGAGGCAGCCGCGCCGGATGCGGCCAGGGAGGATTCTCAATTCGCTTCTGCGGGAGGAAGTAGGGGCAGGCCATGAAGCGGCATTGTAACTCAGTGGTCAGTGGCCAGTGGCCAGTGGTCAGTTCTCAGGGCTCGGTGGCTGCGGCTGCGCGAGCGTTGCCTGGTCAGACGTTGCTGCAAACTGGAAACCCGAAACTGAAACTCGAAACTGAAACTTGCTACACTGGCCACTGGCCATCAGCCACTGACCACTTTTTATGGACCGCATCGCCGCGCTCAAGGAACTGCTCGCCGCCAATCCCACCGACGCCTTCGCGCATTACGGCCTGGCCATGGAGTATTCGAAAGCGGGCGACGTCGCGGGCGCGCTCGCCGAGTTCAAGACCATCCTTCAGCACAATCCGGATTACGTGCCTGCCTACCAGATGGCGGGACAGATGCTCATGTCGGCGGGACGGATCGAGGAGGCGCGCAAGATGTTGGAGGATGGCATTGCGGCGGCGCGCCGCTGCGGCAACCAGCACGCTGCCTCGGAAATGCAGGGCATGCTGGACACGATGCCGAGCGAATAGCTTTTAGCTCTTAGCTCTTAGCTTTTAGCCAGCCTTTAGCCCTTAGCTCCGAAGCCTACCTTTTATCTGGATCGATTACCGAAAACCGTAAACCGACAACCGAAAACCCGTAATGGCTAATCGCTAATGGCGGCCTTTCAGCCTCCGCCCCATTCCCCACTCGACCAGCGCCGGGAAGAGCTGGTAGAGCTTGGCGACCATCCAGTAGTACCAGGGCGTATAGACTTCGCGCTTACCCTTCAAGTAACCGTTGAAGATATCGCGGGCCACCAATTCGGCGCTGACGCCTTTCTGGTTCGCGGAATTCAACCGGCGCGGCTCGCGGCCCAGGGTTTTATTGACCTCGAAGTTGGTCGCAATGTATCCGGGGCAGACAGTCAGCACGTGCACGCCGGTTCCCTGCAACTCCACGCGCGCCGCCTTGCCGATGGCGTTGATGGCAAACTTGGTGGCGCTGTAGGCCGCTGCGAACGGCAGCGGGATGTGCCCGGCAACGCTGGAAATATTAATGATGACGCCGCCGCCCTGGCGCTTCATCGCCGGAATGACTGCCTGCATGCCATCAATGGCGCCGAACAGGTTGGTGTCGAACATCCGGCGGTAGGCATCGCGGTCCATCATCTCGACCGAGTCGTTCATGCCATGGCCGGCGTTGTTGACCCAGATGTCCACGCGCCCGAAATTGTGCAGGGTGAGGGAGAGCACGCGGTCAATCTCTTCGCGGTTGCGCACGTCGCAGGTGAGCACCGGAGTTTGCTCCGGGTGGCCGATGCGGGCGCGCGCCGCCTCCAAGCGCGCCTGGTCGCGCGCGGTGAGAACGACCAACGCTCCTTCTTCGACGAACAGCTTCGCCAGCGCCTCGCCGATTCCCATGGACGCGCCAGTGATGACCGCAACTTTTCCGTTGAGCTGCGCAGGCATGCTTCGCTTCTATCGGGTAGCGCAAGCGAAGTCAAGCGGCGTGAACTAAACACCGAGGCCGGAAAGGCGTTCCACGGGCCGCGCCAGCACAACTTTCTTCCCGCGCACCACCAGCGGACGCTGGATGAGTTCCGGATGCTTGATCATCAGGCTGACCAGTTCATCGTCCTTCAGATTTTTTCCGGCCACGAACTGCTTGTACGCCGCTTCCTTGGTCCGCATCGCGTCCGTCGGCTTCAGGCCGGCGCTGTGCAGCAACTTCTGCAGCGCATCGGCGGTGAGCGGCTGCCTGGTGTAGTCCACCGCCTCAAACTCGACGCCTTTCGCGGTCAAGATCCTCTTGACCTCGCGGCAGGTGCTTCAGGTGGGTTTTTCGTAGATCGTGATTTTTTCGCGGGCCATGGCGTGGATGCTTGTTCGTGGTTGGCAATTGGTAGTTGGTGGTGGGTGCAAATTACCAATTACCAATCACGAATCACTCCTCTTCTCCCCCGCTGAGCGCCTGCGCCGCCTCGACCGCAGTCGAATAAGTGACGAACACGGTCGCCAACTTGGTGATTTGCAGCACGTCGCGCACCCGCCCCGTCAGGCCCGCCAGCACGATCGTCTTCTGATCGCGACTCGCCGTGGTCAGCATGCGAACCAGCTCTCCTACCCCCGAGCTGTCAATGAACGTGACATTCGAGAGGTTCAAAACCACGTTGCGCGACTGCTGCAACAGGTCGTAAACCTGCTGTCGCAGGAGAGCAGTTTCTTCCCCAAACGTGATCCTGCCGTTGCAATCCAAAATCAAGGCATCGCCATAGATGCGGCTGCTGGTCTTGAGCAACATCGTTCCCCCAATCGCAGTAACTTACTACTATCCGGCGGCGATAGGAATCAGCAAGAAGCAACAATTTTTGCAAATCCCAAACGCCGCCTCGACCGCACCTCGCCATTCGGCATCGCAAGCATAGCGCAGCACTGGCGAGTCTGTGTGAGAACTGTGCCGCGCCGCTGGCGCTCGATAATTCTTTTCCACTTTCCCCAGCGCTGCCGCGCTGGGCGAACGAATTCCGCCGCTCCGCGGCTGGTTATGGGTGCGTTTGGACCACTGCGCTTCCCGAAAGTGAGTTCTCACACAGACGAGAGCCGGGCGAGATGCTCCCACATTCTCTGACCTACTGAAAAACTGACCAACTGAAATACTTGTTCCTCCCATAAGAACGATTTATCTGTCCGATTCATTTTATGAATTCGACCCACCGGCTCGGACCGGGTTAGGCTCCAATGTGGGAGCATCTCGCCCGGCTCTCGTCGGCAATTTGCATTGGCATGGCTCCTCCGCCCACGAGAGGTCGCACTTATACAGGAGTGGTTCGTGATGCGACGTGCATGCGTCAAGGCAGTTCTGGTTCTTCTCCTACTCGGTACGGCGGCCCCGGCCTTCGCGGTTGCCCCGATTCTCCGCGCCGCCCGCACTTCCACTATCCTGGCAGCCGCCGACGTCTCCGCCGACCGCATCGCCAAACTGGAACAGCAGGTCGCCGACGCCAAGGGCTCCGCCGACAATGCCTGGATGCTGATGTGCGCCGCCCTCGTCCTGATGATGACCGGCCCCGGCCTGGCTCTTTTCTATGGCGGCCTGGTGCGCAAGAAGAACGTGCTGGGCACCATGATGCAGAGCTTCGCCATGATGGCCATCGTGACCGTGCTCTGGGCCATCGTCGGCTACAGCCTCGCCTTCGCGCCCGGCAGTTCCTTCATCGGCAACCTGAGCCGCGCTTTTCTGCACGGCGTCGGGGCGCAGCCTGACGCGGACTACGCCGCCACCATCCCGCAGCAGACCTTCATGATTTACCAGTTAATGTTCGCCATCATTACTCCGGCATTGATCACCGGCGCCTTTGCCGAACGCATGAAGTTCAGCGCCATGGCGCTGTTCATGGTTTTGTGGTCGCTGTTGGTGTACTGCCCGATGGCGCACATGGTGTGGGGTAAGGGAGGCATTCTGAACGCGGCGCTGGGCGGCCGCTTTCCCACGCTCGATTTCGCCGGCGGAACGGTGGTGCACGTCACCTCCGGCGTCTCCGCGCTGGTCTGCGCCACCTACCTCGGCCGCCGCCTCGGTTACCCGCGGGAGATGATGCCGCCGCACAGCGTCGTGCTCAGCTTCATCGGCGCCTGCCTGCTGTGGGTGGGATGGTTCGGCTTCAACGCCGGCAGCGCGCTCAGCTCCGGCAGCCTGGCCACCAGCGCTTTTGTTGCCACTCATTTTGCTGCCGCCGCCGCCGCGCTCGGATGGGGCGCCGCCGAATGGATTCGCAACGGCAAGCCCAGCGCGCTGGGAGCGATTTCCGGGGCGGTGGCGGGCCTGGTTGCCATCACTCCCGCCGCCGGTTTCGTTTCTCCCCTGTCGGCGCTGCTCATCGGCCTGATTGCGGGTGTGGTTTGCTACGCCATGGTGGCCAAGGTCAAAAGCATTTTCGGCTACGACGACTCGCTCGACGCTTTCGGGGTACACGGCGCCGGCGGCACCATCGGCGCCATTCTCACCGGAATTTTTGCTTCGCGCCTGGTCAATCCCGTCTTTCACGACGCGCAGGGCAATGCCACCGCCGTCGGATTGATGGAGGGCAACTGGCGCCAGGTGGGCAACCAGTTGGTGGGAGTCGCCATCGCCTGGACCATCGCGCTGGTCGGCACGCTCGCGATTCTGAAAGTGGTGGACCTGGTCGTCGGCCTGCGCGTTTCCGCCGAAGACGAAGCCCAGGGCCTGGATCTCACGCAGCACGGCGAAGAAGGCTATTACTGGGAAGCCTCCGCGCCGTAGGGGTTATCGGTTTTCGGTTCTCGGTTTTCGGTCAAACGCCGTGAACCCACAACCGCAAACGGATAACCGACAACCGTAACCCGAAAACCGAGAACCTCTGCTATGACAAAAATCGAAGCCATCATTCAGCCGGCCCGCCTCGACCAGGTCAAGGAAGCGCTGCTGGAAATCGGGGTGGACGGCATGACCGTGCTCGAAGCCCGCGGCCACGGCCGCCAGAAAGGCCACACCGAGTTCTACCGCGGCCGCGAATACACCGTGGACCTGCTCCCCAAGGTCAAACTCGAGATCGTGCTCAATGACGAGCTCGTGGACCGCGCCGTGCAGGCCATCGTCACCGCCGCCCGCACCGGAAAAATCGGCGACGGCAAGATCTTTCTCTCCCGCGTCGACGAAGCTATTCGCATTCGCAACGAAGAGCGGGGCGTCACCGCCTTATGACCGTACCCGCCCACGAGGTTTCCCATGTCCACCGCGGCGCCGATCGGCGCGCTCGATAACTATTACGCCGGCGAGTCCGCCCGCATCGCTCGCGCCTTCGAGCTCACCGGCGACGGGCGCGTCGCCGTCGGCCAGCGCAGCGAACTCGTCGTCAACATGGTTGTCGGCCTGTGGCGCAACCTGTTCGGCGACGAAGCTCCCGGCTTCGCCCTGGGCGCCATCGGGGGTTTCGGGCGCGCCGAACTTTTCCCTCACTCCGATATTGACCTGCTCTTTCTCTGTGCCCAGCCGCCGGATGCCGAGGTCAAGCAGA is a window encoding:
- a CDS encoding SDR family NAD(P)-dependent oxidoreductase; protein product: MPAQLNGKVAVITGASMGIGEALAKLFVEEGALVVLTARDQARLEAARARIGHPEQTPVLTCDVRNREEIDRVLSLTLHNFGRVDIWVNNAGHGMNDSVEMMDRDAYRRMFDTNLFGAIDGMQAVIPAMKRQGGGVIINISSVAGHIPLPFAAAYSATKFAINAIGKAARVELQGTGVHVLTVCPGYIATNFEVNKTLGREPRRLNSANQKGVSAELVARDIFNGYLKGKREVYTPWYYWMVAKLYQLFPALVEWGMGRRLKGRH
- a CDS encoding arsenate reductase (glutaredoxin), translated to MTAKGVEFEAVDYTRQPLTADALQKLLHSAGLKPTDAMRTKEAAYKQFVAGKNLKDDELVSLMIKHPELIQRPLVVRGKKVVLARPVERLSGLGV
- a CDS encoding STAS domain-containing protein produces the protein MLLKTSSRIYGDALILDCNGRITFGEETALLRQQVYDLLQQSRNVVLNLSNVTFIDSSGVGELVRMLTTASRDQKTIVLAGLTGRVRDVLQITKLATVFVTYSTAVEAAQALSGGEEE
- a CDS encoding ammonium transporter — its product is MRRACVKAVLVLLLLGTAAPAFAVAPILRAARTSTILAAADVSADRIAKLEQQVADAKGSADNAWMLMCAALVLMMTGPGLALFYGGLVRKKNVLGTMMQSFAMMAIVTVLWAIVGYSLAFAPGSSFIGNLSRAFLHGVGAQPDADYAATIPQQTFMIYQLMFAIITPALITGAFAERMKFSAMALFMVLWSLLVYCPMAHMVWGKGGILNAALGGRFPTLDFAGGTVVHVTSGVSALVCATYLGRRLGYPREMMPPHSVVLSFIGACLLWVGWFGFNAGSALSSGSLATSAFVATHFAAAAAALGWGAAEWIRNGKPSALGAISGAVAGLVAITPAAGFVSPLSALLIGLIAGVVCYAMVAKVKSIFGYDDSLDAFGVHGAGGTIGAILTGIFASRLVNPVFHDAQGNATAVGLMEGNWRQVGNQLVGVAIAWTIALVGTLAILKVVDLVVGLRVSAEDEAQGLDLTQHGEEGYYWEASAP
- a CDS encoding P-II family nitrogen regulator — translated: MTKIEAIIQPARLDQVKEALLEIGVDGMTVLEARGHGRQKGHTEFYRGREYTVDLLPKVKLEIVLNDELVDRAVQAIVTAARTGKIGDGKIFLSRVDEAIRIRNEERGVTAL